CGCGATCGACCTGGCGGATGACGCCGCCACGGTCGCCCGCAAGGTGATGCAGATGTACACGGATCCCGCGCGGATCCGCGCCGACATTCCGGGCAACGTCGAGGGCAACCCGGTGTTCACGTATCACGACGCGTTCAACGCGGACATCGGCGAGGTCGACGACCTCAAGGCCCGCTACCGGGCCGGCCGCGTGGGCGATGTCGAGGTCAAGAAGAAGCTGATCGCGGCACTCGAAAAGACGCTCGAGCCGATGCGGCAGCGCCGCGCCGACGTGCTCGCCACCCCCTCCCGCGTCCGCGACATCGTCGAAGAAGGATCGCGGCGCGCCCGGGCGATCGCCGCCGAGACGATGGCGCGCGTCCGCGAGGCGATGAAGATCGCGTACCGGCGATGACCGACACGCCACCGTCCGCGGGAATCGAGTTTACGTCATCGCCTGACGCGTACAGCGTCAGCCTCGAGCATTTTTCCGGGCCGCTCGACCTGTTGATTCACCTCATCAAGAAGAATGAGGTGAACATTTACGACATTCCCATTGCGCTGATCACGGCACAGTACCTGGAATACATCGGGCTGATGCAGGAGCTGGACCTCGATCTGGCGGGGGAGTTCCTCGTGATGGCGGCCACGCTCATCCACATCAAGTCGAGGATGCTGCTGCCGCGTCCGGATCCGTCGCAGGACGATGACCAGGAGGATCCGCGCGAGACGCTGGTCAATCGGCTGCTCGAGTATCAGAAGTACAAGGCGGCGGCCAACCTGCTGCACGAGCGCGAGACGCTGCGCAGTGCGCAGTGGCAGCGGCCCGACGTGCGCGTCGCCGACGTGGCGGGCGACGAGTACGAGACCGAGGTCGAGGTCGATCTGTTCAGCCTGATGGCGGCCTTCAAGACCGTGCTCGACCGCGCCAGGCAGCGGCCGAGAATGACGCTGCCCGCCGAGCAGATCTCGATCGAGGATCGGATCGCACAACTGCTCGAACGGCTGTCCGAGACCGACAGCTGCGGGTTCGAAGATCTGTTCGACGATGTGGATTCACGTCAGGCGCTGATTGTGACGTTTCTGGCGTTGCTCGAAATGATCCGGCTTAGACTGGTGCGGGTGTTCCAGGCCGGGATGTTCGGAATGATCCGGGTGTACACGCGGCCGAAGCCGGCGGAACCGGCAGGATAGCGTGGTGCTTCGACCCGCTGACAGGAAAGAGGCAATGGAGGAACTGAAGGCCATCGTCGAAGCGCTGATCTTCGCGTCGCCCGAGCCGCTCACGCTGAAGGCGTTGTGCAAGGTGCTGGCGAGCGAGCCGAAAGAGGACGTGACGCAGGCCCTCGACGCGCTCAAGCTCGACTACGAGCAGCCGGGCGGGCTGCAGCTGATCGAGATTGCGGGCGGATTGCAGATCGTCACCAGGACCGATCTGAATGAGTGGGTCCGACGCCTGTTCCACGAGCGCAAGACGACCAAGTTGTCGGTGCAGGCCCTCGAGACGCTCGCCGTGATCGCCTATCGCCAGCCGGTGACGTCCACCGAGATTGCCGAGATCCGGGGCGTCAATACCTCCGGCGTGCTGGCGACGCTGATGGAGCGCAAACTGGTGAAGATCGCGGGGCGCAAACACGTCGTCGGGCGCCCGTTCCTGTACGCCACCACGCACGAGTTCCTGATGCGGTTCGGGCTCAACGACCTCGGCGACCTCCCGAAGGTCGAGGATATGGCCGATCTGCTCGGCTTCGACCTGTCGACGGCGCTTTCCGAGCCGATGCCGGCCGATCAACTGCTCCCGCTGGAGGTGCCGGGCGAGGAGGCCGTCGAGACGGCGTTGGCGTCCGACGAGCCGCTGCCGGCGGGCGAGCCTGAGGAGGCCTGGGGGACGGGCGAGCCTGAGGAGGCCGCGGGGACGACGGGCGAGGAGAAGGTACACTAGGACGGGGGTCGGGTTGCCGCAAGACGGGCGTTTGCCTGGGATCGCCGGGTTCCCCGATTTCGCTCGTTGAGCTTCGTCGTGGTCTCGCCGTAGCGCTGGGTGCGGAGACGGACAGCCCGGCCGCTTGCTTCAGTCTATGCACTTCGGCGCCGGTCAACTCCCGATGCGAGCCGACCGGGAGCCGCGCATCGCTGATCGGCCCGAATCGCACCCGCCGTAGCCGCACCACCGGGTGCCCAATCGCCTCACACATGTTCCGCACCTGTCGCGTGCGCCCTTCGTGGAGCACGATTGAGATCATCGCCTGATCCTCCCGCGCGCCGAGGCCCGTGTCGACCAGCCTCACGGTGGCCGACGCGGTCCGGCGTCCTTCGATCGTCACACCCCGGCGCAGGCGATCGAGTGCCGACTCGTCGGGCACGCGGCGGACGCGCACGTGGTACTCCCGTTCCACTTCGTGGCGCGGGTGCATCAGCCGCTCGGCCAGCGCACCGTCGTTGGTCAGCAGCAGCAGCCCCTCGGAGTCGTAGTCGAGCCGACCCACCGGATAGACGTACTCGCGCACCTCCGGCAGCAGATCGAGAACCGTCGATCGACGCTCCGGGTCCTTCCTCGTCGTGACGTACCCGCGCGGCTTGTTGAGCAGGATGTAGCGGTGCTGGGTAACGATCCGGATCCGCTGGTCATCCACCCGGATATCGTCGTGCCCGGGATCGGCCTTCGTGCCAAGCTCCAGAATCGTCTTGCCGTTGACGCTGACGCGGCCCTGCGTGATCAAACCCTCGGCGGCGCGACGAGACGCCACACCGGCCGCCGACAGGATCTTCTGTAGTCGTTCCATCATTGCCTCAGCACTTCTGCAAAGAAATCGACCAGCTTCCACACTTCGCGCATGTCCTGCTGCCGGTCGAGTTCGGCATGCGTGATCAGTCCGCTCAGCAGCACCCGCACAGACGCCTTGCCCGCGAGGTATCGCTCCAACCAGAGCGTTTCAATCGACGGAATCACCGTGTCGTCGGTCCCGTGGAGCAGGTAGATCGGGCACGCCGGCGGCGCAGACCGCTCGGGTGACAGGGCCGGGTCGCCCCCAAGCGACACCAGCAGCGGAGCGACCAGCTGCCCGAGTGCCGCCACGTCGCGGGTGTTGACCTGCCGCATGTAGGTTCGCGACGGTTCCGGCAGCGCCTCGGCGAGCCTGAGCGCCTCGTCGAACGTCACCTTGGCGAGCCGCGTGTCGATCAGCTCGTAGTGTCCGGCGAGCAGATACGTGAGGATCGCCTGGCGCAGCGGTGCGACCTGTCCGGCAGGCACCACGCGGTCCGCGAGATCGAGCAGGATAATGACCACGCCGTAGTCGTGGGGGCGCCGGTAGACCTCGCGCCTCGCCGGGTCGCCGGTGGCGCCGGCGGCCGGGACCTCTGGCTCCTGGCCGCTGTAGAGAAACCGCAACTCGCGCGGGAAATCGCCGTGCCCGCCGAACGAGAACACAAAATCGACGCGGTCGCGCAGGGCCGGACGGCCGGCCGCGACAATCGAGAGGCTGCCCGAGAAGCTGATGCCGACCATGCCGATGTGACCGTCCCGCGTGAGGCGCGTCTGTCGCGACAGCCACAGCGCGCTGTCTTCGATCATGTCAGTGGTGCGGGGCGAGATGACGAATCGCTTCAGATCTGGTGTGTCGGGCGTCGCGACCGCCACCCCGACGCTGGCCAATTCGTACGCGAGCCCGTACAGCCGCGGTTCCTCGATGCCCAGCATGTTGACGCCAGCCACCAGCGTGACCGCCCGCCTGATGTGCGCCGGAATGAACAGCCGGGTCCTCAGATCGCCGTGCCTCGACCGAATCGTCGTCATCTCGATGGTGACTTCTTCTCGTTCCCAGTCGAGGGCCCGGCCGACGCGGCCATCGAGATGAGCCATTCGCACGAACACCGCCGCGGCGCGCGAATACGATCGGCAGTACGGTGCCGAGAGGGCCGTCGTCGCGACCAGCGCGACGACAAGGGAGGCCAGGGCCTGGAGACGCATGGGCTTCATGTTACACTCCGAGGCTCGGGATTAGGGATTCCCCCAATCCCCAATCCGTAATCCCTGGTATTGAAACTCCCCATGATCATCGCGATTGACGGTCCGTCCGGCGTAGGCAAGGGCACGGTGGCGCGTGCGGTGGCCTCCGCGCTGGGGATTCGTCACGTCGACACGGGCGCGATGTATCGCGCCCTCGCGTGGCGGGCGGAGCAACTGGGCCTGTCGCTTGATGATGAAGACCAGATGGCACAGTTGGCGGCGTCGGCGACGATCGAGATCGACGGCAGCGACGTCCGGATCGATGGCGCGGATGCCTCGCACGCCATTCGGACGCCGGAGATCGACCGGGCGACCACGCGGGTGGCCCGGCTGGCTCGCGTGCGGGCGGCCCTGGTAGCCAGGCAGCGGGATCTGGCCGAACCAGACGGCGTCGTGATGGAGGG
The sequence above is drawn from the Acidobacteriota bacterium genome and encodes:
- a CDS encoding segregation/condensation protein A; this translates as MTDTPPSAGIEFTSSPDAYSVSLEHFSGPLDLLIHLIKKNEVNIYDIPIALITAQYLEYIGLMQELDLDLAGEFLVMAATLIHIKSRMLLPRPDPSQDDDQEDPRETLVNRLLEYQKYKAAANLLHERETLRSAQWQRPDVRVADVAGDEYETEVEVDLFSLMAAFKTVLDRARQRPRMTLPAEQISIEDRIAQLLERLSETDSCGFEDLFDDVDSRQALIVTFLALLEMIRLRLVRVFQAGMFGMIRVYTRPKPAEPAG
- the cmk gene encoding (d)CMP kinase, with amino-acid sequence MIIAIDGPSGVGKGTVARAVASALGIRHVDTGAMYRALAWRAEQLGLSLDDEDQMAQLAASATIEIDGSDVRIDGADASHAIRTPEIDRATTRVARLARVRAALVARQRDLAEPDGVVMEGRDIGTAVFPNADVKIYLDASPEERARRRAHDPSHTSSQTQALADIAQAMQRRDDSDRTRQASPLCVAPDAITIDTTHLQIEQVVERVLRIVTATRETAGRDAS
- the scpB gene encoding SMC-Scp complex subunit ScpB: MLRPADRKEAMEELKAIVEALIFASPEPLTLKALCKVLASEPKEDVTQALDALKLDYEQPGGLQLIEIAGGLQIVTRTDLNEWVRRLFHERKTTKLSVQALETLAVIAYRQPVTSTEIAEIRGVNTSGVLATLMERKLVKIAGRKHVVGRPFLYATTHEFLMRFGLNDLGDLPKVEDMADLLGFDLSTALSEPMPADQLLPLEVPGEEAVETALASDEPLPAGEPEEAWGTGEPEEAAGTTGEEKVH